GGTATCAAGCCAAGATATTAAGACTTCAAATGCTTCAACAATACTCCATCCTTGATCAACACAATCATGAAGCCATCTATCTGACCAAATAATTTTGCCTTCTTGAAGTTCTTCACTAAGCCTTTTAGTACTTATTTTTAAGGAATATTGGCTATCATCAGCAATTAGAGGTTCTATAATTTCTTGTGCAAAATTTTTCCACCCATTTTTAATACAAATTTGGTACAAATTCATTTTAGCTAGATCATCAAAATATTGAATATATGGCTTTATTGCTAGAATTTGTTGATCACGATAGATTCCTTTACGACCTTCAGTTTTAAAGCCCCAATGATGATTAAAGTATTTAAAAACTTCTTGTAAATTTCTCTCTTGGATTGAGTTATGCACTAACGAACATAATTTATCAGTACCAACTAAAAGTGCTAGCTGAATAAAAATATTATATTGATTGAGCTTATCCCAATGTTTTTCTAATAAAGTTTCTGCTTTCTCTATAGAGAATTTTTCGAATATTTCAAATAGCATCCAATAATTATCATCATTGATGGTCAACATATGATCTTCAAAGATTTGTTCAAATTTGTCATGCCACATATAGCGAGTTGCTTGCCACCAATATGTGGAATCATTATTTTTAATTTTATCTATTAACTGATCGACTATACTCAAATCCCTATATGTTGCTTTTGCCATTAAAACTCTATCATATATTTCATCTTTACTTAAAATGGTTTGAAGTGTAGGTAGATCCCCCTCACTAGGACTGCTAATCCATATAGCTAAAGCATGTTTACGAGCACAAGAATCATTTTGATTATTTATAAATATTTCTTTAAGTCTATCCTTTGAAGGCTTAGATAATAATTGACCTTCTTTAAAAGCACGACTCACATCGTCAGCTATCTGTCCCCATGTATGAAATCCTCTTCTATCCCAATCTGCTAATTTTTTAACTTGGGCTTCTAATACATCAGGATGATCAACTAATCTCAATAAATACAAAATATAATTTTTTAAACCACTCGTCTGAGCCCAATTTAGTAAATAATGGATAGTAGACTCTGTTGGTAAATAATTTTTAAATTTAAAGTCCAAAGAGTACATTGTGAATGAATTTTTAGGTGATCTCTGATACTGATCTTGCTCTTCTGATAAGTTATTCCAATAGTTTAAAACTGAATCTAGTAAATATACTGATTTTTCATCACAGATTCTTGATAGCACCCAAAATATAAGAAGGTAATCTTTTTCTTCATCTTTAATGTTGTCTATAGCAATCGTTACCGAATCTAAATACTCTACATCTCCAATGTATCCTATGATTATAAATAGCGAATGAAGAGTTGAAACTTTAGTATTTTGATCTTTAAGAATTTCAAATAACTTATTTTTTAAGCCATTTTTATATTTTTTTACTATGAAATTTATAACCAAATGAATCTGCGGATAGTTTATTTCAAAAGGGAACAATCTTATCCAATGAATACCATCACTTAAATTTCCATTTTTAAAGCCACATTCATAATACAAATCATGACGATCTTTTTTAGGATAAAGTTTAAGCAATTCTAGAATTGAGGGGTGTACCAATTCATTTAGAACCGTAAGTGATTTATAACGTAATGTACTCTTCGATAGCTTATGATTTTCTTGATTATTTAACCAATTTGAAATAACTTTTATGCAAGTATCAATATATTTAGAATTGTCTTTGATAGCATAATAGTAAGCATATATTCCTATTAAAAAATTATGCTGAGTAAGTAATTCAAGTCTTTCAATGTTTAATAAGGATAAATAACAGGATAGTCCCAATGCTTCTGAGAAATAGGGATCAGTCAAAAATTCTAAATATTCATCTTTTTCTAAAAAATCCTGTATAGCTTGAGCCATGAGCAGAAATTTAATCTTGTCATGACGAAAGATAATAATATTTTGTTCATCAAGTCTTATAATTTGTCCATCATCGAGTATATTCCGTAGATCTGACCTTTCCTCACGATCTAAAAATCCAGATAATTGAATTATATTGATTTTATCAATCTTATTTAAAACCAAATATGAAATACTTTTTGAAAGAGTTATTTCAAGATCATTACAAAATTTTTCTTTTGCATATGCAATATTTTCTAGTGTTGTTGAAATAAATTTTTCAATAATTTTATCATTTTTTTTAGTTTCCTTAAAATCAACTAAAGCCAAAAGCAAGGGATCATTGCCAACGTTCCTTGCAATACTTTTTAATGTCAACTCATCAATATTTAGGTTTTCTGATTTACATCTTTTT
This is a stretch of genomic DNA from Acinetobacter sp. NCu2D-2. It encodes these proteins:
- a CDS encoding ATP-binding protein; this encodes MNETNSALANITDAGLFERLASDVLRFAEPEIYKSISHQGMNPQGKTIKAPLDNVGWCYVNGEAKVVAVAHTTTSRNDLETKWLRDLDTVTPRKKGSKPTGSDGDLVKAIKELVKIRQGNPDLKARLALMCNSVEPQEIRIKAHQLASQHDIELEIWSNSRISSFLDIDPNGQTIRHKYFGVLPTVLSHEELLRIGTLSTVHLNFKQDLFVERDDIKFQNLNLVIGTSGSGKTTICTNFILKKLDKGHSILVLREENIQNSLNLDEAIEKELQRYSGRLIKGCGRKALDLCSVENPLIILIEDINNINNTEQLIEKISSWASNEKRINILCPVWYQKLSILSLKLKEELSKNGFSYIYLDNYTDEQALEALQKRCKSENLNIDELTLKSIARNVGNDPLLLALVDFKETKKNDKIIEKFISTTLENIAYAKEKFCNDLEITLSKSISYLVLNKIDKINIIQLSGFLDREERSDLRNILDDGQIIRLDEQNIIIFRHDKIKFLLMAQAIQDFLEKDEYLEFLTDPYFSEALGLSCYLSLLNIERLELLTQHNFLIGIYAYYYAIKDNSKYIDTCIKVISNWLNNQENHKLSKSTLRYKSLTVLNELVHPSILELLKLYPKKDRHDLYYECGFKNGNLSDGIHWIRLFPFEINYPQIHLVINFIVKKYKNGLKNKLFEILKDQNTKVSTLHSLFIIIGYIGDVEYLDSVTIAIDNIKDEEKDYLLIFWVLSRICDEKSVYLLDSVLNYWNNLSEEQDQYQRSPKNSFTMYSLDFKFKNYLPTESTIHYLLNWAQTSGLKNYILYLLRLVDHPDVLEAQVKKLADWDRRGFHTWGQIADDVSRAFKEGQLLSKPSKDRLKEIFINNQNDSCARKHALAIWISSPSEGDLPTLQTILSKDEIYDRVLMAKATYRDLSIVDQLIDKIKNNDSTYWWQATRYMWHDKFEQIFEDHMLTINDDNYWMLFEIFEKFSIEKAETLLEKHWDKLNQYNIFIQLALLVGTDKLCSLVHNSIQERNLQEVFKYFNHHWGFKTEGRKGIYRDQQILAIKPYIQYFDDLAKMNLYQICIKNGWKNFAQEIIEPLIADDSQYSLKISTKRLSEELQEGKIIWSDRWLHDCVDQGWSIVEAFEVLISWLDTNYCDLAVDIVVSNLEYTGLRQHFLRLNDLCEIKGVNQHIQEILERTYWAIYLRTIE